One genomic region from Bufo bufo chromosome 3, aBufBuf1.1, whole genome shotgun sequence encodes:
- the LOC120993163 gene encoding butyrophilin-like protein 10 isoform X2, with product MMALFCVLLTLTLFSYLAVCDYVIPKPQYEEIVVPRFGNATLPCQFSFIEGTYDLGFSWHREDIIEEIEVEDLYAYIGQTYEYKEPQLVYSFHKDKEDFEEQDYIYHGRVRVDTSEVREGDLTLHLTNVDYPDEALYTCKAISPHGKGETKLKLMIQEEEEPPVEMETIDNVTVAYCVSAGWYKVPIVRWLNRREEDISENSTMVVLEEMQNGSHRVSSTLTGVKSHEIYRCLIRDVKKARRTRTVYRRLKKGVLREYGEF from the exons ATGATGGCGCTGTTCTGTGTCCTGCTTACACTGACGCTCTTCTCATACCTGGCAG TCTGTGACTATGTTATACCCAAGCCTCAGTATGAAGAGATAGTGGTCCCTCGTTTTGGTAATGCCACACTGCCCTGTCAGTTCTCTTTCATTGAGGGCACCTACGACTTGGGTTTCAGCTGGCATCGAGAGGACATTATTGAAGAGATCGAGGTGGAAGACCTCTACGCTTACATAGGGCAGACATATGAGTACAAGGAGCCCCAGCTGGTCTACAGCTTCCACAAGGACAAGGAAGACTTTGAAGAACAGGACTACATCTACCACGGCCGAGTGAGGGTGGACACCTCAGAGGTTAGAGAGGGAGACCTGACACTTCACCTGACCAATGTGGACTATCCAGATGAAGCTTTGTACACATGTAAAGCTATCAGCCCCCATGGAAAGGGGGAAACCAAGCTGAAGCTCATGATACAAG AAGAAGAGGAGCCACCGGTGGAGATGGAAACCATTGACAATGTGACGGTGGCTTATTGTGTTTCTGCTGGTTGGTACAAAGTGCCCATTGTGAGGTGGCTGAACCGCCGCGAGGAGGACATCTCGGAAAACTCCACCATGGTTGTGCTGGAGGAGATGCAGAATGGAAGTCACAGAGTCTCCTCAACTCTGACTGGAGTCAAGAGCCACGAGATCTACCGTTGCCTCATCCGGGACGTCAAGAAAGCACGGAGAACCCGCACTGTCTACAGGAGGCTAA AAAAGGGGGTGCTCAGGGAATATGGAGAGTTCTAA
- the LOC120993163 gene encoding butyrophilin-like protein 10 isoform X1, whose amino-acid sequence MMALFCVLLTLTLFSYLAVCDYVIPKPQYEEIVVPRFGNATLPCQFSFIEGTYDLGFSWHREDIIEEIEVEDLYAYIGQTYEYKEPQLVYSFHKDKEDFEEQDYIYHGRVRVDTSEVREGDLTLHLTNVDYPDEALYTCKAISPHGKGETKLKLMIQEEEEPPVEMETIDNVTVAYCVSAGWYKVPIVRWLNRREEDISENSTMVVLEEMQNGSHRVSSTLTGVKSHEIYRCLIRDVKKARRTRTVYRRLRGAQGIWRVLNPLLNLTDTENPEE is encoded by the exons ATGATGGCGCTGTTCTGTGTCCTGCTTACACTGACGCTCTTCTCATACCTGGCAG TCTGTGACTATGTTATACCCAAGCCTCAGTATGAAGAGATAGTGGTCCCTCGTTTTGGTAATGCCACACTGCCCTGTCAGTTCTCTTTCATTGAGGGCACCTACGACTTGGGTTTCAGCTGGCATCGAGAGGACATTATTGAAGAGATCGAGGTGGAAGACCTCTACGCTTACATAGGGCAGACATATGAGTACAAGGAGCCCCAGCTGGTCTACAGCTTCCACAAGGACAAGGAAGACTTTGAAGAACAGGACTACATCTACCACGGCCGAGTGAGGGTGGACACCTCAGAGGTTAGAGAGGGAGACCTGACACTTCACCTGACCAATGTGGACTATCCAGATGAAGCTTTGTACACATGTAAAGCTATCAGCCCCCATGGAAAGGGGGAAACCAAGCTGAAGCTCATGATACAAG AAGAAGAGGAGCCACCGGTGGAGATGGAAACCATTGACAATGTGACGGTGGCTTATTGTGTTTCTGCTGGTTGGTACAAAGTGCCCATTGTGAGGTGGCTGAACCGCCGCGAGGAGGACATCTCGGAAAACTCCACCATGGTTGTGCTGGAGGAGATGCAGAATGGAAGTCACAGAGTCTCCTCAACTCTGACTGGAGTCAAGAGCCACGAGATCTACCGTTGCCTCATCCGGGACGTCAAGAAAGCACGGAGAACCCGCACTGTCTACAGGAGGCTAA GGGGTGCTCAGGGAATATGGAGAGTTCTAAACCCGCTTCTCAACCTGACGGATACTGAAAATCCAGAGGAGTAG